AAAATGAGAAATAATCTATACCAATGATGGGCTGGTATTTGGAGAATATACAATAGGAAATCTATCAAGTTTCAAGAGTCTTACAGGCAATGTATCCCATCGTTTCCTAATTTCACCCAgttcctttctttctctttcaccACCACCGTAGTAACAGCCAGAAAACGCAAGCATGTCAGGTTCAAACCTGATGAGTAAAGCAAAAGTGATGTTGGtaaggggaatccttgtaactTCCATTTTCAAAAGGCATACCGAATTAAAATAAAGCAGTTTGTACCTCAGGTGAATGGCAACATATCGCGAGCTCATGAGTCTCATCTTGTGCACGAGTTTCTGACCCAGAGTGTGTATGGATTTCGTAAATCTTAATGCATGAAAATTTACTCGGCAACGTAACTTTTGCAGATCTTCATCAAGCTCACTAGTGAGCCTATAATCAAATTTGGTTAATTGCAAAGCCTGCAGGAATTAAAACTGTTGAGCACATAGGAATGTATAGCCATATTTTCATTTTATGAACAATCTACAGTCACATCACAGTTGAGTTGACATATCTGTTTCTGATGAAGAACACCTAACACGCCATCTTGAAAAGTAAATCAGAAAGTATTCTCATATCTGACCCTTGACGCAAATGTTTAACAGTAACTATTGTATATAATACACCGTTCAGCTTATCACCACCTAAAAAGATTATAGTCAACACTTGACATGATGCTTAATATAAATGAGAAGAATTGATAACCAGGATGGCGGTGAAATGATATTTTCTACTGGCATGTAGTGCCACTACAAAGGTGACAGCTAATTAAGAAGGAATAACAAGCAGACAAGCAGTATGCACTTgatcaatattaaaaaaatgcaacACAAGCAATGGATGATTACACTGGTTTGTTAGGCTACTTACTCGCCTTCGCATGAGTATTGGCAAAACTTCACCAATGTAAAACTTAGGCAACGATTTCCTAGGCGCCCGCATGGTCCATGGGAGTTTATCCATCGATGTCATCACCTCATAAGGAATCCTTTTAACAATAGTTACATCCTTTGATAGGTAGGAAATGAACCAGTCCGCATCAAAAATGTCAGAGAAGTCACTGCATATAATATATACAGTTTCAAGTAAATTCACTTTCTCAGGAGCAATGAACTTTAGAAAATGACCAATGATCTCAAGTTCTCACCCACCTGTCATCCTTCCAGAAAGAGTGGTGGTCTAACTCAGGTACAACAAGTGTGGcattcaaaatccaggcaacAACAACAGCATCTGTTATCTGGAAACTGAAGATGGTAATGGTAACACAAGGgataataaaaacaaaataatagAACATCTGAAGGCAATCTTACCCCTATACGCTGCTGATTTAGCCCTCCGCTAGTAGCAATCAATAAGTAACCAGTAGAATTATTCTCCAGCACAGCAGCTGAAAGATGAACATGGAAAAAATCAAAATGTTTTATTTCTTCTCAGTCTTCCACAATTTAGTTCAAAAGGAGAAAGTGGCTAATTAAAGAAACTGACATCTGAAATTCACGCTTCTCCCGCTGCATCCGTAGTACATGTTGGAATACCTCGATTTCCAAATATCAATGGGCTCGTTGTTTCTAAGCTGCACATTGTCAGGATTGTAAATAAATATCAATCACGAACTGAGACAAAACTAACACGCTGATAAAGTCTTGGAGAACAGTAATATGAGAGTTTGCGAAAGATGGTGACTAGTGAAACTTCCGGCACAACAAAGTTTAAAACTTCAATTAGGTTCCTAGTAAAACCTCACATGCCCAGAGAATAATTAACCTGCTTCCTCTCAATTCCCTTTCAATTCTTCCTAACAATGTGACAGGTGTAGCCATCCGGCGGAAAAGACAACCTTTACACTATAAACCACCGCTAAATCCGTCGAATTAGGCGGTTAAACAATCAAGGCCTCAGCAAATTACCTGCTCGGATCGCCACCGGCTCCGGACCCGCGACCAGTCGGCGTCGGTGACCACGTGTCCCGTGAACAGGGACACAAACCCTAGAACGAACAGGGCCGTTCCCAGGAACACCGGAGAAGGCGGcgccctcctcgccgccctCGGCGATGCAGCGCCAGCGCAGGAGTGCGGCTTCGCGGCGTCAGGCTTCCTCCCCATGCCGCGCCCTACAAGCTCGTGCCCCCAGACAACCTGCTATCTGCATCCACGGTTCCCCTCCAGGTCGCCGACGCCGCAGTGCGAGCCGCGGCGCTAGATCGTGGAGCTCGCGGAGGGTGCGCCCATGGCGACAGGACGCGGAGGCCGGAGGCAGGTCGTGTGAACGGGAACGGGGGAGTGGAGTGTGACTGTGTCACAAACAGTAAGTGGGCTGAGCTTTCTTCATGGGCCTTCAATTACTTAGTGCGCATCCTGCTATGACCCGTACGAGTTCTACATGGGCCTCCCCGTTCGAACACAATTCCTTTGCAAAACATTGAACAGCGTCCCCTCTGGATTTCAGAGCTACCATAAGACTATTAGTTGATGCATTTGTACGTGTTACCTTGTTTAAAGCTGGATTTTGCTTCGTTGTGAAACACAATTCCTTAGAGTTCCCTTTGTACTTGGACTCCTTCGACTCATCATGGCCCTAAAAAGAAAATCCTTGCCTCATTAATATCCTAGCAACATCAATAGACTTTTTTAACAAGTACAATAGGACTCCTTATCAGCTTCTTGATTTTGGAAAGCAACATCAATATATTGTTTTCTTCATAAGAAAACATCGCACTTCTTCCTTGCTTGATTATGTAAGCTACCAACATCACCTACATGCAATTTTAAA
This genomic window from Phragmites australis chromosome 7, lpPhrAust1.1, whole genome shotgun sequence contains:
- the LOC133924711 gene encoding O-fucosyltransferase 29-like, yielding MGRKPDAAKPHSCAGAASPRAARRAPPSPVFLGTALFVLGFVSLFTGHVVTDADWSRVRSRWRSEQLRNNEPIDIWKSRYSNMYYGCSGRSVNFRSAVLENNSTGYLLIATSGGLNQQRIGITDAVVVAWILNATLVVPELDHHSFWKDDSDFSDIFDADWFISYLSKDVTIVKRIPYEVMTSMDKLPWTMRAPRKSLPKFYIGEVLPILMRRRALQLTKFDYRLTSELDEDLQKLRCRVNFHALRFTKSIHTLGQKLVHKMRLMSSRYVAIHLRFEPDMLAFSGCYYGGGERERKELGEIRKRWDTLPELSAEDERSRGKCPLTPHEVGLMLRALGFGNDTYLYVASGEIYGGEETLKPLRELFPNFYTKEMLAGDDLKPFLTFSSRLAATDFIVCDESDVFVTNNNGNMAKVLAGRRRYMGHKRTIRPNAKKLNVLFQRRNKMGWDMFSRKVKKVQRGLMGEPDDIRPRQDDFHEFPSSCICVRKPGNISVTT